TACTTCATCGTCACCAACCTGATCTCGGTGGTCCAGTTCGCCTTGGTCACGCGGGACTGGCGAGGAGCGCTGGCCCGCCGCTTGGCCCCGGGCCGGGCCCCGGTTACTCCTTCATCTTCAGCATCTTCGGGACCTGCCACGCCGGCGCCGCCTGCCCGCCCGCGCCGCAAGGCCCGGAGCGCGAAGTGAGAGAAGAGCGGGGGACGGCCCTCGCCTTCCTGATCACCGTTCCGGATCTCCACAAAGAGGTGAGCGATTGATGACGGATCTCGGATCATCTCCGGAGCTGATTGTCAGTGGTCCGACCATCGAGGCGGCCATCCAGGCCGGGCTGGCCCGGCTGGGGGTCCCCCGGGAAGCGGTGGAGATCGAGGTGCTGGATCCCGGGAGCCCGGGCTTCCTGGGCCTGGGGGCGCGGGAGGCCCGGGTGCGCCTGATCGTGCGCCGCCCGCCGGAGACACCTCCTCCACTTCCAGCTCCGGAGCAGGTCGAGGAAGCGATCGCGGAGGCTATCCACGGCCTTCTGGAATCCCTGGGGATGTCGGCCCGGCTCTCCATCGCCCAGGAGCCGGTGGAAGGGGCGGAGGGCTCCGAGCCCTCCACCATCTGGGCGGCGCGGATCGAGGGCCCCACGGCTGGGCGCCTGATCGGCCACCATGGCCGCACTCTTTATGCCTTCCAGACCCTGGTGCGGGCCATCGTGGCCCGGCGCCTCGGGGCGTTCGTCCCCCTGATCGTGGACATCAATGGCTACCGGGCGAAGCGGGCGGAGGCCCTCCGACGCCTGGCCCTGAAGAAAGCCGAACAGGTGATGGCCACCGGCCGCCCGGTCGAGCTGGAGCCGATGCCGGCCGCTGAACGCCGGGTGATCCACATGGCCCTGAAGGATCATCCGCGGGTGACCACTTACAGCATTGGGGAGGGCGAGGAGCGGCGGGTGGTGATCGCCATGCGCTGGACTACTGAGGAGTGACGATGTCCCCCGTGGATTACGTGATCATCGGCCATGTGTGTCGGGACCGGACGCCGGCCGGCCCGATGTTCGGAGGGACAGCAGCCTACGCCGGGCGGACGGCCCTGGCCCACGGCTGGCGGGTGGGGGTGATCACCAGCACTGGCCCGGACTGGGACCCCCGGCCGGCGCTGGATGGGGCGTATCTCATGAACCTCCCGGCGGAGCGGACCACCGAGTTCGAGAACGTGTATACCCCGGAGGGACGCCGGCAGCGCGTGCATGGCGTCGCCGAGCGGCTGCTCCCGGCCGCGGTCCCCCTGGAATGGCGCCGACCCCGGGTGGTCCACTTGGGCCCTATCGCTGGCGAGGTGGATCCCTCCCTGTTGGAGGCCTTTGAAGGCGCCCTGCGCGGGGTCACCCCGCAGGGCTGGATGCGCGCCTGGGATGCTCAGGGCCAGGTCTATCCCCAGCCCTGGCGGGAGGCAGAGTGGATCCTCCCCCGCGCCGATGCGGTGGTCTTCAGCGAGGAGGACATCCAGGGGGACTGGGAGACGGCCCGTCGCTGGGCGCGTCAGACGCGCATCCTGGTGGTCACTCAGGCGGCCCGGGGCGCCACTCTTTTCCTGGACGGCCTCCCCCATCCGATCCCGGCGTATCCGGTCGAGGAGGTGGATCCCACCGGCGCGGGGGATGTCTTCGCGGCGGCCTTCTTCATCCGGCTCTGGGAGACGCGGGACCCCTTGGCGGCGGCCCGGTATGCCGCGCGGGTGGCGGCCCTTTCGGTGACCCGACCGGGCCTGGAGGGCACTCCCCGGCCCGAGGAGATCGCGGCCATCCGGCGGGAGATGGCCTTCTGATCCCGGGCGAGGGAGCGCCGAGCGATGCCGGTTTACGCCTTCGCCAATCAAAAGGGTGGGGTGGGCAAGACGACCTCGGCGGTGAACCTGGCGGCGTGTCTGGCGGCCGCCGGGCGCTCGGTGCTGCTGGTCGACCTGGACCCCCAGGGCAACGCGACGGCCAGCCTGGGGATCGATCGCTCCGCTCTCCCGCGCTCCGTCTATGAGGCGCTCGTGGACGGCGCGCCCCTCCCGGAGCGGATCCTGCCCACGCGCTGGGAGGGCCTGCATCTGGCCCCGGCCGCCGTGGATCTGGCCGGCGCGGAAGTGGAGCTGGTTTCGGCGCCGGAACGGGAGTTCCGCCTCCGCCGGGCCCTGGAGGAGGTCCGCTCCGCTTACGATTACGTGCTGATCGATTGCCCTCCCAGCCTCGGCCTGCTGACCCTCAACGCCATGGTGGCAGCGGACGCCTTGATCGTCCCGGTGCAATGCGAGTATCTGGCCCTGGAAGGGCTTTCCCGCCTGCTTCAGACGATGACGCGGGTGCGCCAGCGGTTCAACCCCCGCCTGCACGTGCGGGGCTTCCTGCTGACTATGTTCGACGCCCGCTCGCGGCTGGCCCAGCAGGTGGTCGAGGAGGTGCGGCATCATTTCCCGGGGCGGGTGTTCCGGACGGTGATCCCCCGCAGCGTGCGCCTCGCGGAGGCGCCCAGCTACGGTCTCCCAATCATCGCCTATGCCCCGAATTCCCCGGGCGCCCTCGCCTATACGGCCCTGGCTCGGGAGCTGCTGCAGGGGGATGGCCTGCCGGTCCCTTCGCTGGAAGGAGGCGCGTATGGGCCGTAAATTCGGATTGGGGAAAGGCCTGGAGGCCCTGCTGCCGGCCGGCGAGGCCGCAGGCCTTCTGGAGGTCCCCATCGAGGCCATCGAGCCCAATCCTCACCAGCCCCGCCGGCAGATCGACGAGGCGGAGCTGGAGGAGCTGGCCCAGTCCATCCGGGAGCACGGCCTGCTGCAACCCCTGATCGTCACCCAGACCCAGGCGGACCCGCCGCGCTACACCCTGATCGCCGGGGAGCGCCGATGGCGGGCCGCCCGACGGGCCGGCCTGACGACGGTGCCGGTGGTGGTCCGCGAGGTGGCCCCCCAGCAGATGCTGGAGCTGGCCCTGGTGGAGAACCTGCAGCGGGCGGATCTCAACCCCATTGAGGAGGCCCAGGCCTACCGGTATTTGATCGAACAATTCGGCCTGACCCACGAGGAGGTCGCCCGCCGGGTCGGCCGGAGCCGGGCGACGATCACCAATGCCCTGCGCCTGCTCCAGCTGCCGCCCTCCATTCAAGCCCACCTGATGGAGGGGCGCATCACGGAGGGCCACGCCCGGGCCCTGCTGATGCTCCCCCACCCGGCCCAACAGGAGATGGTCCTCCGGCGCATCCTGGAGGAGGGCCTGAGCGTGCGGGCGACCGAGGAGCTGGCCCGCCGCCTGCAGGGCCAGCGCCCGGCCCGGCGGAAGGCAGCCTCCCTCCCGCCCGGCCTGGCGGAGCTGGAGGGCCGCCTGCGTCAGGCCTTGGGCACCAAGGTCCGGCTCTCTCATAACCGCAAAGGCGGGCGCATCGTCATCTACTACTATTCTGAGGAAGAACTGGAGGCCCTCCTTCGCCGCTTGCTCGGCTCCTCGTGATCCCATCATCCACCTCGACCCGGAGGTCCTTCCATGCCCAACCCGGCCCTCATCCGTGAGAAGGTGCGGCAGGCCATTGCCCTCCTGAACGAGAAGGGGATCGACGCCTGGCTCACGTTCGTCCGGGAGACAGAGCAGACTCGGGATCCCGTTCTGGATCTGATCCTGGACCTGAACGTCACTTGGATCTCGGCCTTCATCCTCACCGCCCAGGGGGATCGCGTGGCCATCGTCGGCCGGTTCGACCGGGAGAACGTGGCCGCCCTGGAAGTCTGGGATCCGGTCATCGGCTACGATGAGAGCATCCGGGGGCCCCTGGTGGAGACGCTCCAGCGGCTGAACCCCCGGGAGATCGCCATCAATTACTCGGAGAACGATCCGGCGGCCGACGGCTTGACCCACGGGATGTGGTGCATGCTCCACCGGCTCCTGAGCGGCACCCCCTTCGTCGGCCGCCTGATCTCGGCGGAGGACCTCATCGGAGCCCTGCGCGGCCGCAAGACCCCCCTGGAGCTGGAGGCGATCCGGCGGGCGGTGGAGACCACCGAGCGGCTGTTCGCAGAGATCGGGGCCTTCCTGCGTCCCGGTCGCACTGAGCGGGAGATTCAGGCCTTCGTCCACGAGCGGATGCGCGCCTATGGGGTGGAGCCGGCCTGGGATCCGGATTACTGCCCCATCGTCGCCGTGGGCCCTGAGGCCCCGGCAGGGCACGCGATGCCGGGGGATCGCCGGGTGGCGCCCGGCACCCTGGTCCACGTGGATCTGGGGATCCGTCAGGAGGGATTCTGCTCGGATCTGCAGCGCGTCTGGTATGTGCTGGGCGAGGGCGAGACGGAGCCCCCGCCGGAGGTCCAGCGGGCGTTCCGGGCGGTTCGGGAGGCGATCCAGGCGGGCTTTCAGGCCCTGCGGCCGGGCGTTCAGGGATGGGAAGTGGACGCCGCCGCCCGTCGCGCCCTAACCGGGCAGGGCTATCCGGAGTATCTGCACGCCTTGGGGCATCACATCGGGCGGACCGTGCATGATGGCTCCACGATCCTGGGGCCACGCTGGGAGCGTTATGGCCAGACCCCTTACGGGGTGGTGGAGGCCGGCAACGTGTTCACGCTGGAGTTGGGCGTGCGGGTGCCCGGGTATGGCTACGTCGGGCTGGAGGAGGACGTGCGGGTCACGCCCCATGGGGCGGAGTGGATCAGCCATCCGCAGGCGGAGCTCTGGGTGATCCGACCGTGAAGGAAGCAGGCTATGCCGATCTCGAAGACGCTGTGCTCCTCGCGCGGATCGCGGGAGGCGACGAGCAGGCGCTGGCGGCCCTTTACGACCGGCACGCGGCCCGGGCCTTCTCCCTCGCCATGCGCATCCTGGGCGACCCCGAGACCGCTGAGGAGGTGGTCTTGGATGTGTTCTGGAGCATCTGGCAGCACGCCGGGGCCTTCACGCCGGAGCGGGGCCGCTTCACCACTTGGCTCCACGCCATGGTGCGCCATCGGGCCATCGACGCCCTGCGCCGCCGTCGCGCCCGGCCGCCCCAGCTCCCGGAGCCCCCGCAGGGGGAGGTGGAACCTGCGCTCCCGGACCCCTCGGTGGAGGACCTGGTGGAGGCCCGGGAGCTGGCCCAGGCGATCCGGGAGGCCCTGGCGGCCCTCCCGCCTGCCCAGCGGCAGGTGCTGGAGCTGGCCTATTTCCGGGGATGGACCCATCGGGAGATCGCCGCGCATCTGGGCGAGCCCCTGGGGACCGTCAAGAGCCGCCTGTATCTGGCGCTGCGGAAGGTCCATGACTGGCTGGCCGAGCGGGGAATGATCCCATAAGGCGATCCGGGAAGGATCCTGAAGTGGGCCCCGTGCGTATCACGGATAGAGAGAACGCTACAAATCCGCGCGCGGCAGGGGCGCTACCTCTGGGGATGCTTCCGGAGGAAACCCGGATCACCGGGTCCCGTGGATGGAGCGAGGCGAAGCGATGGAGCACGAGATCCTGGAGGAAGAGCTGGCCGTTTACGCCCTGGGAGCGCTGCCGCCGGAGGAGGCGGCCGCGGTGGCGGCTCACCTGGCCGGGTGCCCGGAGTGCCGGGAGCGGGTGCGCCGTTACCGGGAGGCCGCCGCGGCCCTGGCCTATGCTGCCCCCCTGCGCCGTCCCTCGCCGCGCTTGAGGGCGCGGCTGCTGGCCGGGGCGCGGAGGACTTCACGGCGCAGCGAGCGCTGGCTGGGGCTGGGGATCGTCCTGGTCATCGCGATCCTCACGCTGGTGCTCTTT
Above is a genomic segment from Thermoflexus hugenholtzii JAD2 containing:
- a CDS encoding PfkB family carbohydrate kinase, whose product is MSPVDYVIIGHVCRDRTPAGPMFGGTAAYAGRTALAHGWRVGVITSTGPDWDPRPALDGAYLMNLPAERTTEFENVYTPEGRRQRVHGVAERLLPAAVPLEWRRPRVVHLGPIAGEVDPSLLEAFEGALRGVTPQGWMRAWDAQGQVYPQPWREAEWILPRADAVVFSEEDIQGDWETARRWARQTRILVVTQAARGATLFLDGLPHPIPAYPVEEVDPTGAGDVFAAAFFIRLWETRDPLAAARYAARVAALSVTRPGLEGTPRPEEIAAIRREMAF
- a CDS encoding ParB/RepB/Spo0J family partition protein, whose product is MGRKFGLGKGLEALLPAGEAAGLLEVPIEAIEPNPHQPRRQIDEAELEELAQSIREHGLLQPLIVTQTQADPPRYTLIAGERRWRAARRAGLTTVPVVVREVAPQQMLELALVENLQRADLNPIEEAQAYRYLIEQFGLTHEEVARRVGRSRATITNALRLLQLPPSIQAHLMEGRITEGHARALLMLPHPAQQEMVLRRILEEGLSVRATEELARRLQGQRPARRKAASLPPGLAELEGRLRQALGTKVRLSHNRKGGRIVIYYYSEEELEALLRRLLGSS
- the jag gene encoding RNA-binding cell elongation regulator Jag/EloR gives rise to the protein MTDLGSSPELIVSGPTIEAAIQAGLARLGVPREAVEIEVLDPGSPGFLGLGAREARVRLIVRRPPETPPPLPAPEQVEEAIAEAIHGLLESLGMSARLSIAQEPVEGAEGSEPSTIWAARIEGPTAGRLIGHHGRTLYAFQTLVRAIVARRLGAFVPLIVDINGYRAKRAEALRRLALKKAEQVMATGRPVELEPMPAAERRVIHMALKDHPRVTTYSIGEGEERRVVIAMRWTTEE
- a CDS encoding RNA polymerase sigma factor translates to MKEAGYADLEDAVLLARIAGGDEQALAALYDRHAARAFSLAMRILGDPETAEEVVLDVFWSIWQHAGAFTPERGRFTTWLHAMVRHRAIDALRRRRARPPQLPEPPQGEVEPALPDPSVEDLVEARELAQAIREALAALPPAQRQVLELAYFRGWTHREIAAHLGEPLGTVKSRLYLALRKVHDWLAERGMIP
- a CDS encoding M24 family metallopeptidase translates to MPNPALIREKVRQAIALLNEKGIDAWLTFVRETEQTRDPVLDLILDLNVTWISAFILTAQGDRVAIVGRFDRENVAALEVWDPVIGYDESIRGPLVETLQRLNPREIAINYSENDPAADGLTHGMWCMLHRLLSGTPFVGRLISAEDLIGALRGRKTPLELEAIRRAVETTERLFAEIGAFLRPGRTEREIQAFVHERMRAYGVEPAWDPDYCPIVAVGPEAPAGHAMPGDRRVAPGTLVHVDLGIRQEGFCSDLQRVWYVLGEGETEPPPEVQRAFRAVREAIQAGFQALRPGVQGWEVDAAARRALTGQGYPEYLHALGHHIGRTVHDGSTILGPRWERYGQTPYGVVEAGNVFTLELGVRVPGYGYVGLEEDVRVTPHGAEWISHPQAELWVIRP
- a CDS encoding ParA family protein codes for the protein MPVYAFANQKGGVGKTTSAVNLAACLAAAGRSVLLVDLDPQGNATASLGIDRSALPRSVYEALVDGAPLPERILPTRWEGLHLAPAAVDLAGAEVELVSAPEREFRLRRALEEVRSAYDYVLIDCPPSLGLLTLNAMVAADALIVPVQCEYLALEGLSRLLQTMTRVRQRFNPRLHVRGFLLTMFDARSRLAQQVVEEVRHHFPGRVFRTVIPRSVRLAEAPSYGLPIIAYAPNSPGALAYTALARELLQGDGLPVPSLEGGAYGP